Proteins co-encoded in one Actinomadura luteofluorescens genomic window:
- a CDS encoding sugar phosphate nucleotidyltransferase gives MEAILLVGGQGTRLRPLTISTPKPLLPTAGVAFLAHQLARAHASGVERIVFATSYRAEMFEAAFGDRAYGVDLAYVSEDEPLGTGGAIRNAARALTCGPDDPVLILNGDILSGHDVRAQVKVHEAAAAEVTLHLTEVDDPSRFGCVPTADDGRVTAFLEKTPHPVTNQINAGCYVFRRSAIDAIPEHEVVSVERETFPSLISSGAVVMGYVESGYWLDVGTPEAFVRGSRDLVLGALASPAMPGEPGERLALAGARVAPGAVVRGGTTVGRGAVVEAGATVIGSVLLEDAYVAEGATVRDSVLSRGARVGPGAVLDGVVLGDGAVVGPGNELRCGVRVWPGIELPPTAIRFSADD, from the coding sequence GTGGAAGCGATCCTCCTGGTGGGCGGTCAGGGCACCCGTCTGCGCCCCCTGACGATCTCCACCCCGAAACCCCTGCTCCCCACCGCCGGGGTGGCGTTCCTCGCGCACCAGCTGGCTCGCGCCCACGCCTCGGGCGTCGAGCGCATCGTTTTCGCCACGTCCTACCGCGCCGAGATGTTCGAGGCGGCCTTCGGCGACCGCGCCTACGGCGTCGACCTCGCCTACGTCAGCGAGGACGAGCCGCTCGGCACCGGCGGCGCCATCCGCAACGCCGCCCGCGCCCTCACCTGCGGCCCGGACGACCCCGTCCTGATCCTGAACGGCGACATCCTGTCGGGCCACGACGTCCGCGCCCAGGTGAAGGTGCACGAGGCCGCCGCCGCCGAGGTGACCCTCCACCTCACCGAGGTCGACGACCCGTCCCGCTTCGGGTGCGTCCCCACGGCCGACGACGGCCGCGTCACCGCGTTCCTGGAGAAGACGCCCCATCCGGTGACGAACCAGATCAACGCCGGGTGCTACGTGTTCCGCCGGTCGGCCATCGACGCGATCCCCGAGCACGAGGTGGTCTCCGTCGAGCGCGAGACGTTCCCGTCGCTCATCTCCTCCGGCGCGGTGGTCATGGGCTATGTCGAGTCGGGCTACTGGCTCGACGTCGGCACCCCCGAGGCCTTCGTCCGGGGTTCGCGCGACCTCGTCCTCGGCGCCCTGGCCTCGCCCGCCATGCCCGGCGAGCCCGGGGAGCGCCTCGCCCTCGCGGGCGCGCGGGTCGCGCCGGGCGCGGTCGTGCGGGGCGGCACCACCGTCGGCCGCGGCGCCGTCGTCGAGGCGGGCGCCACCGTGATCGGAAGCGTCCTGCTGGAGGACGCCTACGTCGCCGAGGGCGCCACCGTCCGCGACTCGGTCCTCAGCCGGGGCGCCCGGGTCGGCCCAGGCGCGGTCCTCGACGGCGTCGTCCTGGGTGACGGCGCCGTGGTGGGGCCCGGCAACGAGCTGCGCTGCGGCGTCCGCGTCTGGCCCGGAATCGAACTCCCGCCGACCGCCATCCGCTTCTCCGCCGACGACTGA
- a CDS encoding LysR family transcriptional regulator: MLDLGRLRVLRELKLRGTLAAVADSLGYTPSAVSQQLAQLQRDIGVPVVERAGRRLRLTEAGEVLVEHAEVLLARAKRAEEAALAASGRVAGVVRLVGFQTALLHVLAPALPRLAEAYPDLTVDVLDEEFHRVLQALVLQEIDVVLTDEYSHLPRPRRPELTSEVLVTEIMRVGMPEGHPLAGPGGPVRMADLAGCPWATGHVGTNHADLLERTCVELGGFRPDVRYRSNDLMVIFAMVAQGGAVCLVPDLALAEREEGIVVRDVADAPVDRRMVMWTRVGAEVRPSVEAVLRELRRSADLLVERRPSCRRGAP; encoded by the coding sequence ATGCTGGATCTCGGACGTCTGCGAGTGCTGCGCGAGCTCAAGCTCCGCGGGACGCTCGCCGCGGTCGCCGACTCCCTCGGCTACACGCCGTCCGCGGTGTCGCAGCAGCTCGCGCAGCTCCAGCGGGACATCGGCGTCCCGGTGGTCGAGCGGGCCGGGCGCCGGCTGCGGCTGACCGAGGCGGGCGAGGTGCTCGTCGAGCACGCCGAGGTGCTGCTGGCGCGGGCGAAGCGGGCCGAGGAGGCGGCGCTCGCCGCGAGCGGCCGCGTCGCGGGCGTGGTGCGGCTCGTCGGCTTCCAGACGGCGCTGCTGCACGTGCTGGCGCCCGCGCTGCCGCGGCTGGCGGAGGCCTACCCCGACCTCACGGTGGACGTGCTGGACGAGGAGTTCCACCGGGTGCTCCAGGCGCTGGTGCTCCAGGAGATCGACGTCGTGCTGACCGACGAGTACTCGCACCTGCCGCGCCCGCGCCGGCCCGAGCTGACCTCCGAGGTCCTCGTCACCGAGATCATGCGGGTCGGGATGCCGGAGGGCCATCCGCTCGCCGGGCCGGGCGGGCCGGTCCGGATGGCCGACCTGGCCGGATGCCCGTGGGCCACCGGGCACGTCGGCACCAACCACGCCGACCTGCTCGAACGGACGTGCGTGGAGCTGGGCGGGTTCCGGCCCGACGTCCGCTACAGGTCCAACGACCTGATGGTCATCTTCGCGATGGTCGCCCAGGGCGGCGCGGTGTGCCTGGTGCCCGACCTCGCGCTCGCCGAGCGGGAGGAGGGCATCGTCGTGCGGGACGTCGCGGACGCCCCCGTGGACCGCCGCATGGTCATGTGGACGCGCGTCGGCGCTGAGGTGCGGCCGTCGGTCGAGGCCGTCCTGCGGGAGCTGCGCCGCTCGGCCGACCTGCTGGTCGAGCGGCGCCCGAGCTGCCGCCGCGGCGCGCCCTGA
- a CDS encoding GON domain-containing protein, whose protein sequence is MAKLPFRASLVLAAACTALPMVATPPAHADAGVVYRSCQQVRQNFPTAPNGIYLLHNGAKLFTVYCADMATAPKEYVTLEKTGQSENYSQYTAGGASPGTNVRTRFTRLRLDPATFIVDIGDLKYASSTGSLRHSGSTTVTSMPYAVAMSCTGTPVGEGNIDLRGTSVKVDNTFATSGFNPSGSATVSPSAQVVTLRGGGSCGWMMPTPVRYNPFNPSPGMPDLKLDCANQIRSARQICLVLAGTARSTVRVTKEGSRLLVRLRPGGRTVAVLGLDGRVRSIR, encoded by the coding sequence ATGGCGAAATTGCCATTCCGGGCATCGCTGGTCCTCGCGGCCGCGTGCACGGCCCTGCCCATGGTCGCGACGCCCCCCGCGCACGCCGACGCCGGCGTCGTGTACCGAAGCTGCCAGCAGGTCCGCCAGAACTTCCCCACCGCGCCGAACGGCATCTACCTGCTGCACAATGGCGCGAAGCTCTTCACGGTGTACTGCGCCGACATGGCGACGGCTCCCAAGGAGTACGTCACGCTCGAAAAGACCGGGCAGTCCGAGAATTACTCGCAGTACACCGCCGGCGGCGCGTCCCCCGGCACGAACGTCAGGACCCGCTTCACCCGGCTCCGCCTCGACCCCGCGACGTTCATCGTTGACATCGGCGACCTGAAGTACGCGTCGTCCACCGGCTCGCTCAGGCACAGCGGCTCCACGACCGTGACGAGCATGCCCTACGCCGTCGCGATGTCGTGCACCGGCACTCCCGTCGGCGAGGGGAACATCGACCTGCGCGGCACGTCCGTCAAGGTGGACAACACGTTCGCCACGAGCGGTTTCAACCCCTCGGGCTCGGCGACCGTCAGCCCGAGCGCGCAGGTCGTCACCCTGCGCGGCGGAGGCTCCTGCGGCTGGATGATGCCGACCCCGGTCCGCTACAACCCGTTCAACCCGAGCCCGGGCATGCCCGACCTCAAACTGGACTGCGCGAACCAGATCCGCAGCGCACGCCAGATCTGCCTCGTCCTCGCCGGAACGGCCAGGAGCACGGTGCGGGTGACCAAGGAAGGCTCCCGCCTCCTGGTGCGCCTGCGCCCCGGCGGCCGCACGGTGGCGGTACTCGGCCTGGACGGCCGGGTCCGTTCCATCCGCTGA
- a CDS encoding DNA-3-methyladenine glycosylase family protein produces the protein MSVAEPSPGVAGKATAGRLPGRVRMWRPPWELDLKDALAPHRRGARDPACRFERDGSVWRTSHTPGGPGTLRVGWAGDAVEATAWGPGAEWLLDGVPELLGSADEPDGFVARHDVVRDQVLKRPGLRIGRTRRVFEALVPAVMEQKVLGQEAWRAWAYLLRRFGQPAPGAPHLRVPPPPEVWIRIPSWEWHRSGLEAVRARTIIGAARVAGRLEEDPGEARLRSLPGIGVWTAAEVRQRAVGDPDAVSVGDYHLPGLVGWALAGRKVDDAGMLELLEPYAGHRYRVTRLLESSGMHPPRRGPRLPVRDYRSF, from the coding sequence TTGAGCGTTGCTGAACCGTCGCCCGGGGTGGCCGGGAAGGCGACCGCTGGGCGCCTCCCCGGCCGGGTCCGGATGTGGCGGCCGCCGTGGGAGCTGGATCTGAAGGACGCGCTCGCGCCGCATCGGCGCGGGGCGCGCGATCCGGCGTGCCGGTTCGAGCGGGACGGGTCCGTCTGGCGGACGTCCCACACCCCCGGCGGGCCCGGCACGCTGCGGGTCGGGTGGGCCGGGGACGCCGTCGAGGCCACGGCCTGGGGGCCGGGCGCCGAATGGCTGCTGGACGGGGTGCCCGAGCTACTGGGGTCGGCAGACGAGCCGGACGGGTTCGTCGCGCGGCACGACGTCGTCCGCGACCAGGTGCTCAAGCGCCCGGGGCTGCGGATCGGACGGACGCGGCGGGTCTTCGAGGCGCTCGTGCCCGCGGTGATGGAGCAGAAGGTGCTGGGGCAGGAGGCGTGGCGCGCCTGGGCCTACCTGCTGCGCCGGTTCGGGCAGCCCGCGCCCGGCGCCCCGCACCTGCGGGTCCCGCCGCCGCCGGAGGTGTGGATCCGGATTCCCTCGTGGGAGTGGCACCGGTCCGGCCTGGAGGCCGTCCGGGCCCGGACGATCATCGGGGCGGCGCGGGTCGCGGGGCGGCTGGAGGAGGACCCGGGCGAGGCCCGGCTGCGGTCGCTGCCGGGTATCGGCGTGTGGACGGCCGCCGAGGTCAGGCAGCGCGCGGTGGGCGATCCCGACGCCGTCTCCGTCGGCGACTACCACCTGCCCGGCCTGGTCGGCTGGGCGCTGGCGGGCCGCAAGGTCGACGACGCCGGGATGCTGGAACTGCTGGAGCCCTACGCCGGTCATCGCTACCGGGTCACCCGGCTGCTGGAATCGTCCGGGATGCACCCGCCGAGGCGCGGCCCCCGTTTGCCCGTTCGGGACTACCGGTCCTTCTGA
- a CDS encoding glycosyltransferase family 4 protein, giving the protein MAPRILLDATAVPADRGGLGRYVDGLLCALHRQGADLAVACQRADAARYEGLVPGAQVVAGPTTLSHRATRLAWEQSGLPHVARRVAADVIHLPTYTMPVSAGLPTVVTIHDVTLFAEPELHDPVRTSYIKSATRTAARRATRLIAPSRATRDELVRILGADPSHIDVAYHGVDHEVFHRPSEPEVKHVSDRLGLHGRPYIAYLGALEPRKNVPNLIRGWVRACAGREDAPALVLAGSGGWDDEIDAALATVPLELRVLRPGYLPWSALPGFFGGALVVALPSRGEGFGLPVLEAMSCGAPVLTTHRGPLPEVGGDAVAYTEPDPDGIGAALTALIDDPARRAELADAAHTRSERFSWSASAEAHMASYQRAVDQYAAARTH; this is encoded by the coding sequence GTGGCGCCTCGGATTCTGCTCGACGCCACCGCCGTGCCCGCCGACCGCGGCGGGCTCGGCCGGTACGTGGACGGGCTGCTGTGCGCCCTGCACCGGCAGGGCGCCGACCTCGCCGTCGCCTGCCAGCGCGCGGACGCCGCACGCTACGAGGGCCTGGTCCCCGGCGCGCAGGTCGTCGCCGGGCCCACGACGCTCTCGCACCGCGCCACCCGGCTGGCCTGGGAGCAGTCGGGCCTGCCGCACGTGGCCCGGCGCGTCGCCGCCGACGTCATCCACCTGCCCACCTACACGATGCCGGTGAGCGCCGGCCTCCCGACCGTGGTGACGATCCACGACGTCACCCTGTTCGCCGAGCCGGAGCTGCACGACCCGGTGCGCACCTCCTACATCAAGTCCGCGACCCGCACCGCGGCCCGCCGCGCGACCCGGCTGATAGCCCCGTCCCGCGCGACGCGCGACGAGCTGGTCCGCATCCTCGGCGCCGACCCGTCCCACATCGACGTCGCCTACCACGGCGTCGACCACGAGGTCTTCCACCGGCCGTCCGAGCCGGAGGTCAAGCACGTCTCCGACCGCCTCGGCCTGCACGGCCGCCCCTACATCGCCTACCTGGGCGCGCTTGAGCCGCGCAAGAACGTCCCGAACCTGATCCGCGGCTGGGTGCGGGCCTGCGCCGGCCGCGAGGACGCCCCGGCGCTCGTCCTCGCGGGCAGCGGCGGCTGGGACGACGAGATCGACGCGGCCCTCGCCACCGTCCCGCTGGAGCTGCGCGTCCTGCGCCCCGGCTACCTGCCCTGGTCCGCCCTTCCCGGCTTCTTCGGCGGCGCCCTGGTCGTCGCGCTCCCGAGCCGCGGCGAGGGCTTCGGACTGCCCGTCCTGGAGGCCATGTCCTGCGGCGCGCCCGTCCTGACCACCCACCGCGGCCCCCTCCCCGAGGTCGGCGGCGACGCGGTCGCCTACACCGAACCCGACCCGGACGGCATCGGCGCCGCCCTCACCGCGCTGATCGACGACCCGGCCCGCCGCGCCGAACTCGCCGACGCCGCCCACACCCGCTCCGAGCGGTTCTCCTGGTCGGCGTCCGCGGAGGCGCACATGGCCTCCTACCAGCGCGCCGTGGACCAGTACGCCGCCGCACGCACCCACTAG